The Rhizobium rosettiformans genomic sequence GACTCGGTGATGCGCAGGAGCATCGCGATTTCGCGATTCTTGAGCCCCTGCTCATAGTACCTCTGGACAAGAAACGAGCGCGCCAGAGGCATCTTGATGTAGCCTCCCGGCATCTCGCTGCCCAGCTTCCTGACGCTGTCCCGCGAAATCGCTTTGAGGAGTGTCAGGTTCTCGCGTTCGGCATTCGCCGGAATGTAGCAGCGGAGACCGCCGAAATGCACAAAGAGACTATGCGCCTCATCGTCTCCGATCAGGTCGCGGATTTGGTTAACGTTGAGCGATTCATGGAAATGGCCGTCGATATCGTCATCATGAAACATGATCGCTCCTGGAAATTTTGCCCCGGCAGTGAGGAAAGCGGCGGACTCACTGCCGGGGCTTAGACGTCGCACCACACGAGGAAATGGCGCGACGATCTGGCTAGTTCACGCTGCGGTCTGACATGGCTCTTCCATCTAAAGGGTGCGTCCAGGCGGCTGACGGTCGCCTGGACGCTTGAGGACGTTGGACCCATGGATATCGCCCAACGCATGCTTGCCGGGAAACCACTCCGGCGATCAGTGCCCGCCAGCAGGGAACGGGCACCGAATTCAGGCGACGTGCGCCGTAACGATCAGCTCGACGGAATTTGCCCAGATGTTGCTTTCGCCGCCGCTGATGAGCGTGGAACTGATCAGCCTGCGAGCTACGCCCTCAAGCGCCGGGGGAACCACCATGTGCGTTGCCATGATACTGAGGGGCTTGCCGCTGGGGCGGCGCAGGGTCGCCATCGCGGTTCGAGCGGCTTCGTAGCTTGCTTCGTTCAGGGTTGCGCCGGAGCAATAGGCAAGCTGCCACAAACCGTAGCCTGCATTGCAGCGGCCATCGGTGCCGTAGATGTACTTGTTCTGGAAGAACACGTTGTCATCGTTCGGTGCCGTCTTCGAAGTGAAATCGAACGGTCGGCGCTCCTGGTAGATCATCGGCTTCAGGGGCTGACTGCAATCGAAGAGATACCATTTCGGACCAGCGCCGGCGACGTAGTTGGATGCAGCGACCTGGTCGCCCTGTTCATCGAAGCCGACGTGATCGGTGTCGAAGAAGTACTGCCCGTCGAAGCACTTGGTCACGGTGCCGTCCTTGATCAAGTCGAAGACCAGGCTGTCAGGAAACTGCGCGACATCGAAGCCAAGCTTCTCCAGGCGCGGCCCGAAAATGCCGTAGGTGTCGTCTTCGATGTTCTCGCGGGGAACCGACACCGTCTCTTCGAAGGTCCGGTTCTTGATCCGGTACTGCGCGCCCGAAAGATCGTGAATGATACGGTCGCCCAGCCATTCGCGAATGCCCGGCGTGTCTTCAAGCCAGCCGTAGTTTTCGGCGGCATGGCTGGAGCTGACCTTCATCGCGATCTTCAACCAGTGCGACGTGGCGCTGCTCAAGCCCTTGTTAAACGACGTGTTGAACCCGTCGTACAGTGACTTCATGGTGCTCGGGTTGATGTTCATTTGTCGGCCTTTCCGCCATAGGCTTTGACATCTTCAGCCGAGAGGCCGAGGTTGCGATGCACGTCCGTCACCTCCGAGCTTCCGCTCTGGTCACGCTCGCGCTGTTTCGAAAAATCGTGGGAGGATTGCAGACTGGAGATGAATTCACCCACTGGCTTGCCGGAGCCGGTGAGGAAGTCATCAAACGCTGCCTTGTTGACCTGGCACAGGCTCACGGCCCAATCGCGCATGAACGGCAGGAGTTTTCCGCCCTTGATGTGACCGTCCACTTCCACTTCCGCCGCCTGGAGCGAGATGCCGGAGCGCAGTTTGTGCAGTTCCGCAACGGTCTGCTGGAACATGTCAATCGGCACGAACTGCGCCGGATCGGCGCTGTTCATGCTCTTGCTGGTCTTGACCGTCTGAAGGATCGCGTCGGCATCCGCAGTCGCAGGAAGTCCGAGCGCCGTCCGCAGATCGCTCATGAATTTCTCGTAGTCCATGGAAAGGCCTTTCTCAGCCGCATTGAGAGACTTCAGGGTGAGGTTCGGGTTGTTGGTCAGCGAGGCGCGGGCAATCGCGAGGACCTTGAAATCCTTGGTGTGGAAAAGCACCGGAGACAGGAACCGAAATTCCTTGTCCTTCACCTGCTGCGCCGCCTTCGGGGTCCACTCGACAAGGCCCCAGATGCCATCAGCCCGCGCTTCCATCTGGGAAATCCAGCCAGCGGCAGGCGCTGGCAACCCTTGAGGCGCAAGCTTGTCGATTGCGTGCTCATAGTCGATGGGCAGCTTGTCGGTGCTGATGTTCTGGAATGAACGGCTGATGACGGCCTTCGCATCGTCAACCACGTAGGGGCCGCGACCGTCCACGGTCTTCATCGAGCCGAGCGTGACGAGCTGGACCCATTGTTGCCGTTCTCCCTGTTCGGAAGAGGCAAGACTGACGGCCTGGGCAGTCGATGATTGAAGAGAGAGGTCCATGGGGCTTTCCGGTGGTTAGCCCCGAAATTGCCCGGAAAAACGCCAGAAAACCATGCCCGCCTAAGCGGGCACGGTCTCGGAAAGACGCCAAACTGAGAGTTTTCTAGCGGAAAATCACTGTGGAACTAATGCCCGCCGTGGCGGAAAGTTCATCGAGTGGCTCCACTCCTCTAGCTCTCCTCATCTTCGCCCTGAGAAGAGCGTCAAGGGCGATTCCGGCCCGTCGCTCGTGCCAGGCCGTCAAATCGCGCCCACGGGCTTTGAAGGGGCCTCGAAATCGATTTTAGGCTGAAGCGATAGTGATTCCTCTTCCCGTTCGCGCTCGACGCGCCAAGGAATGTCCTCAACGCTGTGGTCATTAGCAAGATGGCAGGCCACCCAGAACTGCCCCTTTGCGTCCAGCTTCCGGCAGAATTCCACGGCCCAATGCTTGATACCAACCTCTTCTCGTTCCAGAAGGTTTGTCACCAGCTCGGGGATGAACCATTTCGTGAATGCTCGCGCTGCGAAGAGATCTCACATTTTAGCGCGATCCACAAGCGCACCGCTTGCCTTCTGTGGTTGCCCCTCGGCCGCAGTCGTGAAGCGCGCCCAAGGGCTTCAAAAGTGCTTCAAAATCGATTCTGCGAGCGTTCTTTCGAGATCGGCGCAGCCTTCAGCACCGAGATTGCCATTCTATTCGGTCGCGGATCGCCCATTGCGCTTCTCCTCTTCCAGTTCCCTCGCCTCGTCTTCACGCCATCGCTCGACCTTCCAGGGAATGTCATC encodes the following:
- a CDS encoding MarR family transcriptional regulator; amino-acid sequence: MFHDDDIDGHFHESLNVNQIRDLIGDDEAHSLFVHFGGLRCYIPANAERENLTLLKAISRDSVRKLGSEMPGGYIKMPLARSFLVQRYYEQGLKNREIAMLLRITESGVERHVKRLRDQGLVSRMPRPTKVTSNVA
- a CDS encoding Mu-like prophage major head subunit gpT family protein; its protein translation is MNINPSTMKSLYDGFNTSFNKGLSSATSHWLKIAMKVSSSHAAENYGWLEDTPGIREWLGDRIIHDLSGAQYRIKNRTFEETVSVPRENIEDDTYGIFGPRLEKLGFDVAQFPDSLVFDLIKDGTVTKCFDGQYFFDTDHVGFDEQGDQVAASNYVAGAGPKWYLFDCSQPLKPMIYQERRPFDFTSKTAPNDDNVFFQNKYIYGTDGRCNAGYGLWQLAYCSGATLNEASYEAARTAMATLRRPSGKPLSIMATHMVVPPALEGVARRLISSTLISGGESNIWANSVELIVTAHVA
- a CDS encoding phage protease; the protein is MDLSLQSSTAQAVSLASSEQGERQQWVQLVTLGSMKTVDGRGPYVVDDAKAVISRSFQNISTDKLPIDYEHAIDKLAPQGLPAPAAGWISQMEARADGIWGLVEWTPKAAQQVKDKEFRFLSPVLFHTKDFKVLAIARASLTNNPNLTLKSLNAAEKGLSMDYEKFMSDLRTALGLPATADADAILQTVKTSKSMNSADPAQFVPIDMFQQTVAELHKLRSGISLQAAEVEVDGHIKGGKLLPFMRDWAVSLCQVNKAAFDDFLTGSGKPVGEFISSLQSSHDFSKQRERDQSGSSEVTDVHRNLGLSAEDVKAYGGKADK